DNA sequence from the Corvus hawaiiensis isolate bCorHaw1 chromosome 6, bCorHaw1.pri.cur, whole genome shotgun sequence genome:
CACAAAAATCGTGTGTGTACTGAGGCAATGAGAAATGTCAGGGATTTTTGCTGtcagtgagagcagcagcagtgtgagATACAGCAAAGGTGAAAGCACAGGGCAGGATCTGTGCTTTCACAGAATCTGTGCCACTTATGAGGTGAACTAGGAACAAGTTTCCTTGTTGTCCTTTTACAGATGAGGAAAGGGACTCAGGTAAAGGGTATGGGATCACTCCTGCATTGCACAGAGTTCTGGCACTTACAGGTCAAGGAAACAAATTCCCTGCCTTGTAGAAGGACCTCTCTCTTGTCATGTGGCAGGTCAAGCTACAAAGCGGAGAGTAATTGCCCCAGCCAGAAGATTTCATTCTCACCTGGCCCTTTGGCTGTTGCAGCAGTGGATCTCCAGCTGTGATCTGTGTGTCACAGCATCCCTAGGCAGGCTTCAGACCCTCTCCGGCTACAGCAAGCTTGTGCTTGGGCTTGAAAACTGAACATGTTCCCACTTTTTCCAAGTAAGGGGGGAGGAAATCCAGAGTAAGTCCACAATACAAGATGAAAAGCCTCAAAAGTAGCCTTGAGGCTACTATCCATTTGTGTTATCTTCCTGGCGAATTGCCACCCTTATCCTcgctctgtcctgctgctgcctgagaatcatagaatggtttgggatgaaTCTAGGAGACAATCTAGTTCTAACAAACTgctatggacagggacaccttccactaggccaggttgctccaagccccatccaagctagcttggaacactgccagggatggggcagccacagcttctgtgggcagcgtgggccagggcctcagcagcctcacagtcAAGAAGATGCCCAGGCTAACtggattttctttatttcaatgTTTGCTGCAGATCAGTAGCAATGATTTTAGCCATGGAGTTTGTAATGCCAAATCCCATACCTCAGGCTCATCTCATGAGCCAAGGAGATTAATTTTCCAAATTCATGGCTCCCACTTTGACATATACAATGACATATACAATGTCTGATTATGATTCCAGCAAGATTCTGATGACTTCAATATTGCTATTAATGATGTTAATAATATTcagtatgtttttaaaaatatgtcttcCCATAGATCTTAATGCGCATCCTTGTTTGGATTCCCCAGTTTTCTTTTGTGTCCACCACTCTCTGGGACGCCCCACGAGTCTCTTTGTGTGAGTGTGCAATGGACTGAAGCACTCAGGAGAAGGCCTGTAAGAGCACTGAgcccctggcagctctgctgtgtgagCAGTGGGCCATCACAAAGGTCTTGTGATAATGCAGCATCATCAGAATGAGCGCACACACCCGCTAGGAATGATTCATTTCCACAGACCAAAGGGGTTATCATGGTCTgagggctgctgctgtgaaCACAGGCACTGTTACTACAGCAAAAGACTGAGAAGAAAGAGTGTGTGCTCTACTTATTGAATAGAAATGGGGACAAGGAGGAGTCAGCAGTGTGAAGAGGTGGCCAGGAAGACCAGTGGCATGCTGGCCTCTATCAAAAATAGTGAGGCAGCAGGACCAGCGAAATGactgtcctgtgctgggccctgaAGAGGCTGTATCTCAAACCCTGaattcagttttgggcccctcatgTCAAggaagaccttgaggggctggagtgtgtgcagataagggaagggagctggggaagagcctggagaagcagtctgatgaggagcagctgagggagctggaggggctgaCATTGGAGAAGACCAGGATCCGAGAGGAGCCTTCTCACTCCCTGCAACtgcctgacaggagggtggagctcgtgcaggtcaggctctgctcccagggaacaagggacaggacaagaggaactggcctcaagttgtgccaggagtggtttagattgggtattagggaaAAATTTCTCATCTGAAAGGATTGTCAACCACTGGCACAGACTGCCCATGGAACTGGGGGAATTGCCATGCCTGGAGGTACTTAAGGAATGTGTGGCTGTGTGACCTGGGGACATGGTCTTGAGGTGGACTTGTCAGTGTCAGGTTTGTGCCCTCTGACTTGATGGCAGAACAAAtgtggggcaggacacagcacagatgctggcagctgtgagctgactcAAGCCATACAGATGAGCCTTCCACGTTGGCTGGCAccggtgctggcagctgagccactggcaatGTGCCATGTTACCCTAGTGCACAACCCTTTTAGGCTcaagctgggctgggggagggtGGTCAgtggctctcccagctcttgagcacaaggtgaaaaaagagaaagcgtGTTACCCATCAACCCCTTCAAACAACACATCGTAACACATCGAGGAAAGAGAGGGGCAAAGGCACAATTTTGAGACGGATCTAGGCTGCACCAAGAGTGGACCACTCAAATCCAGGTGTGCAACAtggcaaatgccacaggttttcttgtgggggaaaaagctccaaacaaaacacaccacCAACCCCAAACCATAAGATTAGTGTTAAGAGTTTCCTGCTATTCATGgctgagagaagctgctgtaCAGTGCTGATGGCCTCTTCACTGCACACTCCTCGTCCTTGCTCGTCTCAGGGATCTACGAACCCAGGCGAGggtttctttctgctcttgcctgaGCTGAGACCAAACAGCCTTGGGGTGCCCAGTGCTGTTAGCAGGAGAGCTGGTGAAGGTCGTGCCAAGCCACACAGCCTTCCCCTCCCAGGCTCCAGAGACacaagggcagaaagctgcagcctaAGCTGTATTGCATTAGCACTGTGGAGCTTGTCCGTCCTCTGGCATCCCACAGGGCAGGCAGTGTACATCTGAGCTGCTTTCTTAGGGAATTCAGAGTTTGCCCAAACTGGGGCCTTGCTGAAGGGCTCTCACTTGTGCTGCCAGTGCCATTGGAAggccccagagcaagagggcatTTCCTGGGTGCAGGGATCCCATCTTCCCAGTCTGGCCTTGCAGGTTAGCAAAATCCACACGGACATGCGggcacattccagcactgacttgcactccaaacctttccattttctacaaggaaaattctgattttttccttctgcatggAAGGGCGTGGATTCCCTTGGTTGATGTATTTGGCAGAAAGGTTCTCCTCACATGGAAACGCTTCCTGGCAGCCTGAAACTCTCCTGCCCAGCGACAACCCGTTTGGTCCCACTGGATCACGGGAACGCCAGtgcaaaagcatcacctttctctcttctgcgAGGAGCTGCTTTCACAGCCCGAGCTCCTGACACAGTGCAGGTGGTCCCTGAAGGGAGGTTGTAGCTAGGTGGGGGTCATTCTATTAGCCCAGGGAACAAGCAATGCAAGCagaggaaatgacctcaagttgcaccgcgggagctttagattggatctGTAGGAAATATTCCTTCAATAAAGAGGATCTCAAGCTTGcaaagaggctgcccagggaaatggctGAGTCAGCACCTCAGAAAGGTTTAAACGTTGTGcggatgtggcatttggggagctggctgattggtggagtaggcagtgttaagtttgcAGCTGGACTGTGAgatcttcagggtcttttttGACCTCAACAACTCAGAGATTTAAGTGTGGCTCAACCAGTGTGGAGTCAAGGCTCAGACTCAATGATCCTCGAGGGTGCCTTCCAACATGGGTATCTATGAGACTGGCAATGGAGGgcagctgataagaaagacaaaagaaagagcaagGGAAGTTCTTAGAAGAAGATTCACTCAAAAGCAGCCTTAAGCAGTTCACCAGGGCCACTCGGagtggctgagctgggctgggcacaaAGGGTggggctggcctggctgtgATGTGCTGTGGCTCCTGTGACATCACGGGCGatgtgtcacaatgggggcagctACCaaaggccccagcaggtaacgctggccctgtattgcttgggcaagcggtgagtgcacacgtggcggggaggctgggctggggacaagggctggggCAGAAACGCTGCACCCGGGGGAGGGTTCTCCggctgcacagggcagggacagcccctcacGGGAGAGCCTTGGCCAGGGcacggtgctgctgctgctgctgctgctgctgctgctgctgctgctgctgctgctggggcagcgggacaggccttgctgcctgccagctctctggggccctgtccttccTGGCCCCAGGCCCCTgtcattcccatccctgctgcccccactgccggctgcctccctccccgccccactcaaggccttctctccatccGCCCGCAGACCATGGGTTCCTTGGCATTCTGGttcttgctcttgcaaagcctAGTCCACTACCTGCGGCCCGTGGGTGATGGTTTGGACGAGGCGATGCGTCTGCGCATGGAGGCGCGTGCGATGAGCCAGGAAGTGGAGAAGATTCTTCTGGAGTGGGAAGTGGAGCAGCTCACCCTgaagcagagtagaggggccTGGCGAGAGCTGCTctggtctgccttgcagcactggcagatCTGGGCCattgctgggctcctgctccttctctcgGCCCCATGGTTTATCTGGAGGgaaaggagcctgaggagagaggagcctgaagaagaaaacaatggTGTAAATGAAGAGGAAGTAAGAAATGTGGatgcaaatgaagaagaagCTGTTGGAAATGAAGAGGAAGTGAGAAATGTGGATGCAAACGAACAAGGTGTTGGCAATGAAGAAGACAACAATGATGCGAATCGGGAGGAAGTCAACAATGATGATGGCAATGGAGAGGAAGTCAGCGATGGTGCTGCAAACGAAGATGGTGCTGGAAATGAAGTTGTCATTGcggctgcaaatgcagaaaacaacaataatGATGCTCGTGAAGCTGAAGAAAGAGAGCATGATATTGAAGATTACACTGGAAGGATTTTAATGGAGCGCATACAGTGGCCTGTACAGGACCTGCAGAAAGGCTGCGAGTGGACAACTGACCTGATGGCCAATTTCACGATTTACTTTGGCCACATCTTGTCTGGCAGTTTCTACCCGGTCCTGCAACAAGCCATCGGAGTGGGCAGTGCCTTTGAAGGTTGGAGTCCCCGCgagcaggatgttgtgtaccGCGTGCTCGTGCCCATGACTCCTCCCCGAGGGCACACCTTCCacctggagctggacactgaggagcagaggcacagcaggaacTTCCGTGTCCgtgtgcagctggagtgcacctgcacgagggagcagcagggtgagaacatgctgtgcttcctgcaccacctcgaggaggagctgaggaggAATCAGGATCCCAGCCTCCTTCACACCCTGTGCACCGGCGCCTACCTCGATGTGCAGAAAACTGCCCGCTGGTTCTACCAGCTGGTGAGAGCCATCTGGCCAGCTTTGCCTCAGTCGCACACGTGGCgtttagtgctgctgccctccaaaCGCTCCTGCCAATTCCAGGTGACCAAGGGCAGAGAAAGCTTccgcattgaggtgctgtttggggtgcggcaaggcgactcggacatctttgtgagcagccagcctagACAGGCCTGCACCCCAAGCACAATGTGGCCTGAGACCTACGCTGTGGCAGAGGTGAAGTTCTTCAAGTACATCGCCAGGCAGGCCCCCCCTGACAGCttgcacctcaaatgcctgcagttcttcaccCGTCTTCAGCTGGGCTTAGGCATTTCCACCTACACCACAAAGACCATTGTTATGCACCTCCTGAGCATCGTACCTGTGTCACGGTGGCGCAGGAGAGATTTCGTGAGGCGACTGGTGGATATCAGCGAGTACCTGCGCTTATGCGTGGAAGTGAGATGCCTCAACCATTTTATTTTGGGCAACCGTAGGCTCCCTGGGGAGATCAGTTTGcccccagaggtgcaaatggccAAGACGTGCAATCTCTTCCATCACCTGGTGATGGATCCGGCCGCCCACTCCCAGGCAATGAGCGAGTATGTGGATCTGCGGACGTGGCTCGTAGAAATGCTCGAAAGTATTCCTTGAAAGAGGTTCTCCTgcttagagctgtgcttgtgagactggcagctggcagcagagttTCCCCTGattgtacaggggaaaagaggggagagTGCGGGatacagagagggaagggaaagcgCTGTGCAGCCGCACTCTGCCattgacagcagcagcagcagtgtcgTCCCAACAGTCTCCTCAGCACTGCATCCAGTGATGACCAGGTTGGCTACACAGATCGGGGAGCACGCAAGAGCGAATCCTGCCATTCctttttgtgttctctggggTCTGTGTGCAGAATCTACTCCTCAGGGAGGAGCTGACACAGACCTCAGCGTGCAGAACATGGAGAAGGCACTGCTCAGTTGGCCCTGGGAGTTGCTGCCACACCTGTCCTCTAGAGCAAAAGCACGCTCGGGGAGTCAAAGCTGATGAGGCTGAAGAGGCCgtggccaggggccttgtgagAGAGAGTCCCATTGCCACCTGGACTGTgactgctgccagctctgtctTAGAGTCCATTTTCCCCctgagagcttcaccttgtgcaaagatgccgatcccagaatcccaggtGAGTTCACATTTGAAAGGACCACCAGTGAGATCATCTTGTCCAGGGGTGCTCCAGCAGGCTCTTCCTGCTGCGCATTGCAAAGCACTGCGTCCGGACGGTTCTTGACTATCTCCGgcgagggagactccacaacctctgggcaatgtgctccagtgctcggtcactgCGCTGAACgccagatgtgctgcagacTTGCTGGTAGTCAGTGAAGAATTGACGGGGCTGGTTGAGAAAAACAGGAGCTGGGCCTCTCACCTATGTGGCCCCTGGCTCCAGCAAGGCCCAAGTACAGAATGACGTCCGGagtgaagcagaggcctctcgGCGCCGGgttgtttccctgaggcccagaagagcCCCTGCACCTCTCTAGCGCCATTGGCCTCACTCCCCTGCACAGAACAAGCTGGGTTACGAATCTGCACCTTTaaggagaagaggatgcgtGCAAAGACTCTGGCAGAGGTCCCacagcctctcctgctgcctcagcaggTGGAGGGCCACGGGAGGGTTTATTCTACCTCCCTGTATCACTTCCTTTTCCAAAAAAGGTCACACAGATCCACATCGAGCTCCACTTGCATATGAACTTCCCACTCGCGAGAACACGCATGAAGAGAGCACATGCCTTACATGCATGGCCAAAGTCACCAACTCCCACCGGTAGCATGCAACTGTTCCTGGCCTTTGGGAAGGGCCAAAAATCAGAGTGtaaaagaagcaggaatgtgggacagaaaaagaagaaagaaacagggaaaaaaagaccgAGAGGAACAATCGGCACTGCTTGCCCGCCATCGGTCAGGGGACGGtgcctgtccttgtccccagaAGGGACACCTTTAGGTCAGCATTGGACCAACTCGGTTGGCGCTGACCTGAAACTTTGAATCCataagaatctagatttttatttcatagatatAAAGACATAGAGTAGacatattatatattataaagTTTATTGATTAacatatataatagtaaaatataattaaacaaaacaatgtACCAATATAAATAATATCAAAGACACAATAGATGTAATTATTATGTCATGATAAAATTAATGATCAAGATTTGAATAGGTAATTATATTTAGACAATAACAATACAGAGTGTATTTCGTGTCACTATCCCTCGTGACACCTATTAATGCTCTATAGTCAGTGCATTTATGAGTGGCAAACCAGAAACTGCTTTGTTCATGCTTCAATAAAATGCAATACTGCAGAATCTGGATCGTGCAAGACTTTGttgatctcagccagacccagagcattGGTAAATCTCATGCTCTGGGAGTGTGGGCTCGTGAAGAGTCTCCTTGAACTCAACCAAACTACAGGGCTGAACTGGTTCTAATCAGAAATTAagcccagctgtccccaggccctgtgatcacagaatcacacaagggcttggcttggaaggctcccttaaacatcatcttgttccaaccctgctgccgagggcagggacgccttccactaggccaggttgctccaagccccatccaagctggcctggaacactgccagggatgggacagccacagcttctgtgggcagcgtgggccagggcctcagcagcctcagagCCAAGAAGTTCTTCCACATGTCCAGCCTAACCCCTCCCTCTGTCAGCGGGAAGCCTCTGCCCCTGGTGCTgggcctccaggcccttggaaTCAGCCCCTCTGCGGGTTGCTGGTGGGCCTCATGCAGGGACGGAAAGGCCGCAGGAAGGTGCCCCcggagaagcccttggagagcaGTGGGGCCAGGAGTGGCACCATGAGGGCAGCGGGCAGGGCCTGGCGCGGCTGTCGGGGCGGGAGGGCACAGGGCGCTGAGGCgctgccagctggagctgggagctccggtgtgCGGCCGGCACAGAGCCATGGGAGATccgtgcagcagcaaggacacaGGGGTTCTTGATGTGTTAGAAACCAGAGAAGAATTTGAGAATGGCCACAGAAGGATTAGGGCATCTCCCTGTGCGGAAATAATTCACAGTGCCAGAGGTTTATGTCTGGAAAAGACACAGATGAGTCTTTTAATGTTATccgaataaagggagaggccatgggacATTTCTTATGGGGTGTCTCAAACTGTTGGAGGgtgcagcctccttttatcctaatttccaggtgcatTCCTTCCCCCATTGCCTGAGGTactcggaaggtacagacttcctgAGTCACCTACTCTatggccccctctaatatgcaccctctgTTTTATCTATATATAACCAAACACTGTTCATAATTCTGTTAagctcttcttctttttctctaagttcaggaatttaacatggccttggctgagcaataGTCCATGTCACTTAGTAGCATCTTCTAGAACTGGGAATTTCTTTTGTTGCTTCCCTATCTAtgagtccctggccctatcAACAAGCAGATTCTCGTGGTCTGTTTGTAAAGGCACATCTATCTTATTCCTTTCATCCCCTCCAAAAAGATAGCGAGATCAAGAGCtcaactgaagtgcttcctTGCCACTTCGTGCAGCATGGACAGCAAAGTGCGGGCGCTGGAAGTGGttgcacagcaggaaaagcGGGACATAGTTGCCATCCCAGAGCCGtggtgggatgagtcccacaCTGGAGTGCTGTAGCCAATGGCTATTCTGTTCATCTTCCTACCCTTTAGGGTGCAATCAGGGCACATCTTCAGCATTGCTATTAGTGTTCCTCCACCAAAGAAATCCCAGCAAAGCACTGAGCTCTCGTTTTCAAAGATGATGATGGAAAGCTTCCCAGGTTATCCCTTCAGAAaggacaggcaaggaaggagaggtgCTGGGGTGACCATCTATGTAAGGGAGGGTTCCAGCTGTCTAGAGCTTAATGATGGTGCTGATGGAGTTGAGTAGTTTTGGGTAAGAATCGGGGGGAAGGCCAACAGGGCAGATATCATGGAGGGGGTCTGGCATAAAGCTCCCAGGCAGCATGAAGAAGCAGGCAAGATATTCCCAAAGTAGCTGGGAGAAATCTCAGCATCACCAGCCTTTGCTCTCTTAGGAGAGTTCAGTTGAACAGATGTAAGTTACGTGGAGTCTTGGGATGAGTGTTGGGC
Encoded proteins:
- the LOC125327059 gene encoding inositol 1,4,5-trisphosphate receptor-interacting protein-like 1; translated protein: MRLRMEARAMSQEVEKILLEWEVEQLTLKQSRGAWRELLWSALQHWQIWAIAGLLLLLSAPWFIWRERSLRREEPEEENNGVNEEEVRNVDANEEEAVGNEEEVRNVDANEQGVGNEEDNNDANREEVNNDDGNGEEVSDGAANEDGAGNEVVIAAANAENNNNDAREAEEREHDIEDYTGRILMERIQWPVQDLQKGCEWTTDLMANFTIYFGHILSGSFYPVLQQAIGVGSAFEGWSPREQDVVYRVLVPMTPPRGHTFHLELDTEEQRHSRNFRVRVQLECTCTREQQGENMLCFLHHLEEELRRNQDPSLLHTLCTGAYLDVQKTARWFYQLVRAIWPALPQSHTWRLVLLPSKRSCQFQVTKGRESFRIEVLFGVRQGDSDIFVSSQPRQACTPSTMWPETYAVAEVKFFKYIARQAPPDSLHLKCLQFFTRLQLGLGISTYTTKTIVMHLLSIVPVSRWRRRDFVRRLVDISEYLRLCVEVRCLNHFILGNRRLPGEISLPPEVQMAKTCNLFHHLVMDPAAHSQAMSEYVDLRTWLVEMLESIP